One stretch of Hemibagrus wyckioides isolate EC202008001 linkage group LG01, SWU_Hwy_1.0, whole genome shotgun sequence DNA includes these proteins:
- the rusc1 gene encoding AP-4 complex accessory subunit RUSC1 isoform X3, with the protein MHSSRPSIPPRTRRFDTGRRTEAKPPIHAARREDKNISSISSASPRRTTRAPPEPSRLKGIGLSARSSVTQNKTVRQQKTSNPSVTSKAKVGSKGGHVASNISPANVDPNCNEPSLPCLCCDGHSTQDSNSLFNHNHNNNNTVTIRQQLKLVPPPQENKESEKPEIGKAKCKPEEEQPVASPVAENMEDKKEEENGNVDEVEVAVNKEDDIVVNVSAKVDENGNGNNQDVNVDNVVDDDDDDDDEEEEDDNTLVPSCCDCPASMLDFSLTSSTSSSSTSISSCSDLDSDCPDTFSVSLQEEEEEATEHYSSPHPPASHSTVFPYCSLPLDLSTSVRSPSPCSPDEGYPSAPPSPSSECLEGKAPKKENGIKVDLLNFLDSIDELGKVDHFYRIVQLAQWELKDDLDLRYRLAHQERLEKVNKQVRLMYLEKLQEAGLDFSDEDISGVLDEMGNIDISWKLYKSDRLCDSQEYSDAGVDMTAPSDLDEPPIPDSLAASPVNPPPRPPKPPARHVSAQPEMHTYMNISGNTPSVSSASSPAKTFSLSVSQNSSLTSSTVSKPPVLPPPPSQPVPYFTLYSDAPSLSSPTPPIPPPRKRHKARLEAQRLAELQRQKTPQSLPAPTSRPPPLPPPPALPSPPAIPPPPLLPPPPSFHALDVEIRKLLALAGITQAELLRLSPELGVCVDGVLEEEQMSDALNSKHACVIETSKETGEDVNKGKDFTWRELREGNKLEKEEIFIDEQKEECKDSFRTTSFTEMAKQRKQNEGTSNSSCNCGLSDNASFTTDSYYSTSISNKQFSNSSFGSFDYASVIPDSPPPPPPPRPLPPRPKILPKPPELPSVKPCALPANSSRPDRFDWLIAFTPDTETPPLELRKTSTNGTSQKSSSVPKVTTFKELRNRSKQASPPTQIQPEPEPTVITPDPDFLYNLKWRREKADGDGTQWEYTSQAQANFLQPPPTPASLALFREIRSLNIQADATLDPGPMLQMSGSANKNNQYNFIDDRKRELSKTKDEDVVETEVRGMADGGQTWESRTRPVRSLSFAGSAVKAGTLMGDNEKPPLIGGGLSPLCLQEKRALISAVSVAVEAILAQFSSSRTLVQKIHSVDKALSGDSSVNPALGRLVLQCLCPALYSLLCDGLKPHQSDLITGRRPNSPWGLVQASTKPGPNTQALCSLQAKVAALPQLRQSRHRFNAFLFGLLNIKRLDYWLSHLQTCHDVLETYYSPTSFMRLSGTFCQHLFEELLLMLQPLSLLTFNLDLLFQHHHFDPLSPALSPPSRSPQSSSPDQPQSNGQHLKNVSKQGFTDPKATSHNSSPTSTFDPGPTYCRPISGIGKGETSPQLQWLKEKEIIAPPNIWSGNSFSHQAGQALQQGWGAVVRWGERLGQNWSGWTSTSLSEEANAHTTQDLNTHSNSNCPRSPGQELLTAEGGPGSWGLGRLFGAPKSPNNPPTNRRPSHWLNPGITVLSRISSTGQAFLPEKIEPGRKGESKNDESKETFDQPKPLRVVRTLCNHMGAGAELSFRKGEELVLLGGVDQDWIRCRQGDKEGLVPIGYASLIM; encoded by the exons AAACATAAGCCCTGCTAATGTGGATCCAAACTGTAATGAACCGAGTCTGCCTTGCCTGTGTTGTGATGGCCACTCAACTCAGGACAGCAACAGCTTATTTAATCACAatcataacaataataacactgTGACCATCAGGCAGCAGCTCAAGCTTGTCCCACCACCTCAGGAGAATAAGGAGTCTGAGAAACCAGAAATTGGAAAAGCCAAATGTAAGCCAGAGGAGGAGCAGCCTGTGGCAAGTCCTGTAGCTGAAAACATGGAGgacaaaaaggaagaagaaaatggaaATGTGGATGAAGTAGAAGTAGCTGTCAACAAGGAAGATGACATTGTGGTTAATGTAAGCGCGAAAGTAGATGAGAATGGAAATGGTAATAATCAAGATGTTAATGTCGATAATGTTGtcgacgacgatgatgatgacgacgatgaagaagaagaagatgacaaCACACTTGTACCGTCTTGCTGCGATTGCCCTGCATCAATGTTGGATTTCTCTCTCACGTCTTCTACCTCATCTTCGTCCACCTCCATTAGCAGCTGCTCAGATCTGGATTCGGATTGTCCTGATACATTTTCAGTGTCTCtgcaagaggaagaagaagaagccactGAGCATTATTCTTCTCCTCACCCCCCAGCATCCCACTCCACTGTTTTTCCATACTGCTCCCTTCCACTGGACCTCAGTACTTCAGTGAGATCACCATCTCCATGCTCCCCTGATGAGGGATATCCTTCGGCTCCCCCATCTCCTTCTTCAGAATGTTTGGAGGGCAAGGCACCTAAGAAAGAAAATGGCATTAAAGTAGATCTTTTAAACTTTTTGGACTCCATTGATGAATTAGGTAAAGTGGATCACTTTTATCGAATTGTTCAGCTAGCACAGTGGGAGCTCAAGGATGACTTGGATCTAAGATATAGACTGGCACACCAAGAAAGGCTTGAAAAAGTCAACAAGCAGGTGAGACTTATGTATCTGGAAAAATTGCAGGAAGCTGGATTGGATTTTTCTGACGAAGATATTTCTGGTGTACTTGATGAAATGGGCAATATTGACATTTCTTGGAAGCTTTATAAAAGTGACAGATTGTGTGATTCCCAGGAATACAGTGATGCTGGGGTAGATATGACCGCCCCATCTGACCTGGATGAACCTCCAATTCCAGATTCCCTTGCAGCATCACCTGTGAACCCACCTCCCCGCCCCCCCAAACCTCCAGCAAGACATGTCAGTGCGCAACCAGAaatgcacacatacatgaacATCAGTGGGAATACACCTTCCGTTTCCTCTGCCTCCTCCCCAGCTAAAACCTTCAGTCTCTCAGTTTCCCAAAATTCATCTCTGACTTCATCTACAGTGTCAAAACCCCCTGTGTtgcctccaccaccatcacagcCTGTTCCTTATTTCACCCTGTATAGTGATGCACCCTCACTCTCTTCACCCACTCCACCCATTCCACCTCCCAGAAAGCGTCATAAAGCCCGTCTAGAAGCTCAGAGGCTTGCTGAGCTTCAGAGACAAAAAACACCTCAGTCTCTACCAGCTCCAACCTCAAGACCTCCACCTctaccacctccaccagctttACCCTCTCCCCCTgccataccaccaccaccattactccCACCTCCCCCATCATTCCATGCCCTGGATGTAGAGATACGGAAGCTGCTGGCACTGGCAGGGATCACCCAGGCTGAGTTACTAAGGCTTAGCCCTGAGCTGGGGGTCTGTGTTGATGGGGTCTTGGAAGAAGAACAGATGTCTGATGCTTTGAACAGCAAACATGCTTGTGTTATTGAGACAAGTAAAGAGACAGGGGAGGATGTGAATAAGGGGAAAGATTTTACGTGGAGGGAGCTGAGAGAGGGCAATAAGCTTGAAAAAGAGGAAATATTCATAGATGAACAGAAAGAAGAATGCAAGGACAGTTTCAGGACAACGTCCTTCACTGAGATGGCCAAGCAGCGCAAGCAGAACGAAGGTACTAGTAACTCTAGCTGTAATTGTGGTCTGAGTGATAATGCCAGCTTTACAACTGACTCATATTACAGCACGTCCATTAGCAACAAACAGTTCTCTAATTCTAGCTTCGGCAGTTTTGATTACGCCTCTGTGATTCCTGattctcctcctccccctccccctccgcGACCTTTACCCCCACGGCCAAAAATATTGCCTAAACCACCTGAACTTCCTTCTGTAAAGCCTTGTGCACTACCTGCCAATTCATCTCGTCCGGATAGATTCGATTGGTTAATAGCCTTTACTCCAGACACAGAGACACCGCCTCTAGAATTGAGAAAAACATCTACTAACGGCACATCCCAAAAATCCAGCTCTGTTCCAAAAGTCACAACATTTAAGGAACTGCGCAACAGAAGTAAACAAGCTTCCCCACCAACTCAAATCCAACCAGAACCTGAACCAACTGTCATCACCCCCGATCCAGATTTCCTGTATAACCTTAAGTGGAGAAGAGAGAAGGCTGATGGGGATGGCACCCAGTGGGAGTACACTTCCCAAGCACAAGCCAATTTTCTCCAGCCACCACCCACACCTGCCTCATTGGCTCTATTTAGGGAAATACGAAGCTTGAATATTCAGGCAGATGCCACCCTGGATCCTGGCCCCATGCTACAAATGAGTGGCTCAGCCAATAAGAACAATCAGTATAACTTTATtgatgacagaaagagagaacttTCCAAGACGAAGGATGAAGATGTGGTGGAGACTGAGGTCAGAGGAATGGCAGATGGAGGACAAACCTGGGAATCAAGAACAAGAC CTGTGCGCAGCCTGTCCTTTGCTGGTTCTGCTGTAAAAGCAGGGACCTTGATGGGCGACAATGAGAAGCCCCCACTGATAGGTGGTGGACTGTCCCCTCTGTGCTTGCAGGAAAAACGTG CTCTCATCAGTGCAGTTAGTGTGGCAGTGGAGGCTATTCTGGCTCAGTTCAGCTCCTCTAGGACTCTTGTGCAGAAG ATTCACTCAGTAGATAAG GCACTCTCTGGAGACAGCAGTGTAAACCCCGCTCTGGGTCGGCTGGTGCTGCAATGCCTTTGCCCGGCCTTGTACAGCCTTCTCTGTGATGGGCTCAAACCCCATCAGAGTGATCTCATCACAGGCAGGAGGCCAAATTCACCCTGGGGATTGGTTCAGGCCTCCACCAAACCAG GCCCGAACACCCAGGCTTTGTGCAGCTTACAGGCAAAAGTAGCTGCACTTCCACAGCTCAGGCAAAGCCGGCACAGGTTTAATGCCTTCCTATTTGGCCTTCTCAA CATCAAGCGCCTTGATTACTGGCTTTCCCACTTACAAACCTGCCATG ATGTACTGGAAACGTATTACTCGCCCACTTCCTTCATGCGCCTTTCAGGCACTTTTTGCCAGCATCTCTTTGAAGAGCTTCTCCTCATGCTGCAGCCTCTTTCCCTCCTGACCTTCAACCTTGACCTGCTCTTCCAGCATCACCACTTTGACCCCTTGTCCCCTGCGCTCAGTCCTCCCAGCCGTAGCCCACAGTCATCCAGTCCAGACCAGCCTCAGAGCAACGGTCAACATCTGAAGAATGTTTCCAAGCAAGGCTTCACTGATCCCAAAGCAACCAGCCACAATTCAAGTCCCACAAGCACATTCGATCCGGGTCCGACCTATTGCAGACCAATATCAGGGATCGGCAAAGGAGAGACAAGTCCACAGCTGCAATGGCTGAAGGAGAAAGAGATAATAGCACCCCCTAATATCTGGAGTGGGAATAGCTTCAGCCATCAGGCAGGTCAGGCTCTTCAGCAAGGCTGGGGGGCAGTGGTACGTTGGGGTGAGCGTTTAGGGCAGAACTGGAGTGGTTGGACCTCCACTAGTTTGTCAGAAGAGGCCAACGCTCACACCACACAGGATCTGAATACGCACTCCAATTCTAATTGTCCAAGGAGCCCAGGTCAGGAGCTTCTGACTGCTGAGGGAGGACCAGGTTCTTGGGGTTTAGGCAGATTGTTTGGAGCGCCCAAAAGTCCCAACAACCCACCAACAAATCG GCGTCCTTCTCACTGGCTAAATCCTGGTATAACAGTTCTGTCCCGTATATCAAGCACAGGCCAGGCTTTTCTGCCAGAGAAGATTGAGCCtggaagaaaaggagagagcaAAAACGATGAGAGTAAAGAAACTTTTGACCAGCCCAAACCTCTGAG GGtggtcagaactctgtgcaATCACATGGGTGCAGGAGCGGAGCTGAGCTTCAGAAAAGGGGAGGAACTCGTACTTCTTGGAGGCGTGGACCAAGACTGGATTCGCTGTCGCCAAGGTGACAAGGAGGGCCTTGTTCCTATTGGTTACGCATCGCTCATCATGTGA